Proteins from a genomic interval of Mycobacterium conspicuum:
- a CDS encoding pyrimidine reductase family protein — translation MADFALLASGRAVDEAELPDLYGYPERPDGVWVRANFITSVDGGATADGTSGGLGGPGDKLIFNVLRELADVIVVGAGTVRMEGYSGARPPVAQRMHRQARGQSEVPPLAIVTKSGRLDRDMPVFTRTEVPPLICTSAAAGDETRRLLAGVAEVLDCSGDDPAGVDEAALLAALRGRGLRRILTEGGPMLLGSFIQRDLLDELCLTIAPYVVGGLARRIATGPGQVQTPMRCAHVLSDDAGFLYARYVRA, via the coding sequence ATGGCCGACTTCGCCTTGCTGGCATCGGGGCGCGCCGTCGACGAGGCCGAACTTCCCGACCTCTACGGCTATCCGGAGCGGCCGGACGGCGTGTGGGTGCGAGCGAACTTCATCACCAGCGTCGACGGCGGGGCCACGGCGGACGGCACCAGCGGCGGACTCGGCGGGCCGGGCGACAAACTGATCTTCAACGTGCTGCGCGAACTCGCCGACGTCATCGTCGTCGGCGCGGGCACGGTACGGATGGAGGGGTATTCCGGCGCGCGCCCGCCGGTCGCGCAGCGCATGCACCGGCAGGCCCGCGGACAGAGCGAGGTCCCGCCGCTGGCGATCGTCACCAAGTCGGGCCGCCTGGACCGGGATATGCCGGTGTTCACCCGCACCGAGGTGCCGCCCCTGATCTGCACCTCTGCGGCGGCCGGCGACGAGACCCGCCGGCTGCTGGCCGGGGTCGCCGAGGTGCTCGACTGCTCCGGCGACGACCCGGCCGGAGTCGACGAGGCCGCGCTGCTGGCGGCGCTGCGGGGCCGCGGATTGCGCCGCATCCTGACCGAAGGCGGGCCCATGCTGCTCGGCTCCTTCATCCAGCGTGACCTGCTCGACGAGTTGTGCCTGACGATCGCGCCCTACGTCGTCGGCGGGCTGGCCCGCCGCATCGCCACCGGGCCCGGCCAGGTGCAGACCCCGATGCGCTGCGCGCACGTCCTGAGCGACGACGCCGGATTTCTCTACGCGCGCTACGTCAGAGCCTGA
- a CDS encoding alanine/glycine:cation symporter family protein: MDFLREQLIDPLSNVLNSHVLVYLLIAVGIYFTLRTRFIQIRYFGRMFRQLRRSHRPDGGISSFQAFCVGLASRVGTGNIAGVAIALTVGGPGAIFWMWVVAAVGMATAIIEATLGQMFKVRADDGAFRGGPAFYIQNGLRSRAGGVAYAVLLVIAFSTAFNMVETNAVSGVLKSSHGIDIRWTTVVLAALAAPVLFGGVRRVAAFAGKVLPTVAAAYTLLALAIVAVNITELPGMIEEIIGGAFGIRQLAGGFAGGIAAAMCTGVKRGLFACEAGLGSSPNIAGAATVSHPVEQGLIQSLAVFIDTMVICTATAFIVLASAPGLYNPAHTDVVGATLTEQAIAADLGSWSTPLITSVVFFFAFSSVLSNYVIAEANLFFLGGRRWAINTLKLVTLGSIAFGAMSELKLVWSLADLTMTVMAIANLVSICLLGRWAFAAIRDYHDQIARGRTPVFIASAAGLPGVLHGDVWEIPVRRQVGALPGALLIDRAPVPSTTVSQAPAA, encoded by the coding sequence TTGGACTTCCTTCGGGAGCAGTTGATCGATCCGCTCAGCAATGTCCTGAACTCCCACGTCCTCGTTTATCTGCTTATCGCGGTTGGCATCTACTTCACGTTGCGCACCCGATTCATCCAGATCCGCTATTTCGGGCGGATGTTCCGTCAGCTCCGGAGATCCCACCGCCCTGACGGTGGGATCTCTTCATTCCAGGCGTTCTGCGTCGGTCTGGCGTCTCGGGTGGGCACCGGCAACATCGCCGGCGTCGCCATCGCGCTCACCGTCGGCGGCCCCGGCGCGATCTTTTGGATGTGGGTGGTGGCCGCGGTTGGTATGGCCACCGCGATCATCGAGGCCACCCTTGGCCAAATGTTCAAGGTCCGCGCGGATGACGGGGCATTCCGGGGCGGCCCGGCGTTCTATATCCAGAACGGGCTGCGCTCGCGCGCGGGCGGTGTCGCCTACGCGGTGTTGCTGGTGATCGCGTTCTCGACCGCGTTCAACATGGTGGAGACCAACGCGGTCAGTGGCGTCTTGAAATCGTCGCACGGTATCGACATCCGTTGGACGACAGTAGTTTTGGCGGCGCTGGCAGCGCCCGTGCTGTTCGGCGGGGTGCGCCGGGTCGCCGCGTTCGCAGGCAAGGTGCTGCCCACGGTGGCGGCGGCCTACACGCTGCTGGCCCTCGCGATCGTGGCGGTGAACATCACCGAGCTGCCCGGCATGATCGAGGAGATCATCGGCGGCGCATTCGGAATCCGGCAGCTGGCAGGCGGATTCGCCGGCGGCATCGCCGCGGCGATGTGCACCGGCGTGAAGCGGGGCCTGTTCGCCTGCGAGGCGGGGCTGGGTAGTTCGCCCAACATCGCCGGCGCCGCGACGGTGTCACATCCGGTGGAGCAGGGCCTGATTCAATCGCTCGCCGTGTTCATCGACACCATGGTGATCTGTACGGCGACGGCGTTCATCGTGCTGGCGTCGGCGCCCGGACTCTACAACCCGGCCCACACGGATGTCGTCGGCGCGACCCTGACCGAGCAGGCGATCGCCGCGGACCTCGGCTCCTGGTCCACCCCGCTGATCACCTCCGTGGTGTTCTTCTTCGCGTTCTCCTCCGTGCTGTCCAACTACGTCATCGCCGAGGCCAACCTGTTCTTCCTGGGCGGGCGTCGGTGGGCGATCAACACGCTCAAGCTGGTGACGCTGGGGTCCATCGCGTTCGGCGCCATGTCCGAGCTCAAGCTGGTGTGGTCGCTGGCGGACCTAACCATGACGGTGATGGCCATCGCCAACCTGGTATCGATCTGCCTGCTCGGCAGGTGGGCCTTCGCCGCGATACGCGACTACCACGATCAAATCGCGCGGGGCAGGACGCCCGTCTTCATTGCCAGCGCGGCCGGCCTGCCCGGTGTGCTGCACGGCGACGTCTGGGAGATCCCGGTGCGCCGCCAGGTCGGCGCATTGCCCGGAGCGCTGCTCATCGACCGGGCACCGGTCCCGTCGACGACGGTGTCCCAGGCGCCGGCGGCCTGA
- a CDS encoding alpha/beta hydrolase: MATVVGMRRHITYPAILIAVSTVVAGCVPGLAADPRFATNRGARPQGQVINKPPPAGPPPIAAPKNDLAWHDCTPRLFADAGMPAAPGVKLDCATYDADLDPNGGSGTLTIGAVRARSDQTPHDAGPLVFTTGSDLPSSTQLPVWLSRAGADVLRAHPIVAVDRRGMGMSSPIDCRDPADRQTMRDQAQFQPGDDPVANLSDVSNTATTNCTDAIAPGGSAYDDSHAASDIERLRNLWDVPAVALVGIGNGAQVALAYAGSRPDKVARLILDSPIALGINAEAAADQKAKGEQAALDAFAAQCVAVNCALGPDPKGAVDALLAAARAGKAPGGASVAQVAHAIATALGFPNSGRIATTTDLANALAAARSGDPGPLSSLISRADAARDTDGQFVNSCSDALNRPTPDRVRELVVAWAKLYPQFGTVAALDLVKCVHWPTGSAPPAPKDLKIDALLLGVQSDPIVGSEAVAATAATIINAGAASKRVMWQGIGHGASIYSPCAVPPLVGYLDSGKLPGTDTYCPA; the protein is encoded by the coding sequence ATCGCTACTGTGGTCGGCATGCGTCGGCACATCACGTACCCCGCGATCCTGATCGCGGTGAGCACGGTGGTGGCCGGCTGCGTCCCGGGTTTGGCCGCGGACCCGCGGTTTGCCACCAACCGCGGCGCCCGGCCACAAGGCCAGGTCATCAACAAGCCACCGCCGGCCGGTCCACCCCCGATCGCGGCGCCGAAGAACGACCTGGCATGGCACGACTGCACGCCGCGGCTATTCGCCGACGCCGGGATGCCCGCGGCGCCCGGGGTGAAACTGGACTGCGCGACCTACGACGCCGACCTGGACCCCAACGGCGGCTCCGGGACCCTGACCATCGGCGCCGTGCGGGCCCGCTCCGACCAGACCCCGCACGACGCCGGGCCGCTGGTCTTCACCACCGGCTCCGACCTGCCGTCGTCCACCCAGTTGCCGGTGTGGCTGTCCCGGGCGGGCGCCGACGTGCTGCGCGCGCACCCCATTGTCGCCGTCGATCGCCGCGGCATGGGCATGTCCAGCCCGATCGACTGCCGCGACCCCGCCGACCGCCAGACGATGCGCGATCAGGCGCAATTCCAGCCCGGCGACGATCCGGTGGCCAACCTGTCCGACGTGTCGAACACCGCCACCACGAATTGCACCGACGCGATCGCGCCGGGCGGGTCGGCCTACGACGACTCGCACGCGGCGTCCGACATCGAGCGGCTGCGCAACCTGTGGGATGTGCCCGCGGTCGCGCTCGTCGGGATCGGCAACGGCGCCCAGGTGGCGTTGGCCTACGCCGGGTCGCGCCCCGACAAGGTCGCCAGGCTGATCCTCGACTCCCCGATCGCGTTGGGCATCAACGCCGAAGCGGCCGCCGACCAGAAGGCCAAGGGCGAGCAGGCCGCGCTCGACGCGTTCGCCGCGCAGTGCGTCGCGGTGAATTGCGCGTTGGGCCCCGACCCCAAGGGCGCGGTCGACGCGCTGCTGGCCGCGGCGCGCGCCGGCAAGGCGCCCGGGGGTGCCTCGGTGGCGCAGGTCGCCCACGCCATCGCCACGGCGTTGGGCTTCCCCAACTCCGGGCGCATCGCCACCACCACCGACCTGGCCAACGCGCTGGCCGCCGCCCGCTCCGGCGACCCCGGCCCGCTGTCCAGCCTGATCAGCCGCGCCGACGCCGCCAGAGACACCGACGGCCAGTTCGTCAATTCGTGCAGCGACGCGCTCAACCGCCCCACCCCCGACCGGGTTCGCGAACTGGTGGTCGCCTGGGCCAAGCTCTACCCGCAATTCGGCACCGTCGCCGCGCTCGATCTCGTCAAATGTGTGCACTGGCCGACCGGTTCGGCGCCGCCGGCGCCGAAGGACCTCAAGATCGACGCCCTGTTGCTGGGCGTGCAGAGCGACCCGATCGTCGGCTCGGAGGCCGTCGCTGCGACGGCGGCCACCATCATCAACGCGGGCGCGGCCAGCAAGCGGGTGATGTGGCAGGGCATCGGCCACGGCGCCAGCATTTACTCGCCGTGCGCGGTCCCGCCGCTGGTCGGCTATCTGGACAGCGGCAAGCTGCCGGGAACCGACACCTACTGCCCCGCCTGA
- the zapE gene encoding cell division protein ZapE — translation MHGLVDRHPTASPERLIAQLIPPPTFAAVSFASYRPDPTEPTQAAAVAACQDFCARAVERRAGRKKLFGRRAVLPGVGLYLDGGFGVGKTHLLASAYYEVPTPKAFATFGELTQLAGVFGFAECIDLLAGYTVVCIDEFELDDPGNTTLISRMLSSLVERGVSVAATSNTLPEQLGEGRFATQDFLREINTLASIFTVARIEGPDYRHRDLPPAPQPLSDDEVTTRAAGVPGATLDDFDALCAHLATMHPSRYVALIEGVSAVFLTGVHKIDDQNVALRLVSLTDRLYDAGIPVVASGAKLDTIFSAEMLAGGYRKKYLRATSRLLALTAAPGP, via the coding sequence ATGCACGGGCTGGTGGATCGGCATCCGACCGCCTCCCCCGAGCGGCTGATCGCCCAGCTGATTCCTCCGCCGACCTTCGCCGCGGTGAGCTTCGCCAGCTACCGCCCCGATCCGACCGAACCGACGCAGGCCGCCGCCGTCGCGGCCTGTCAGGACTTCTGCGCGCGGGCGGTGGAGCGCCGCGCCGGCCGCAAGAAACTGTTCGGCAGGCGCGCGGTGCTGCCCGGGGTGGGCTTGTACCTGGACGGCGGTTTCGGCGTGGGCAAGACCCACCTGTTGGCTTCGGCCTACTACGAGGTGCCGACTCCCAAGGCATTTGCCACATTTGGCGAGCTGACCCAGTTGGCCGGGGTGTTCGGCTTCGCCGAATGCATCGATCTGCTGGCCGGCTACACCGTCGTGTGCATCGACGAGTTCGAGCTGGACGACCCGGGCAACACCACGCTCATCTCGCGGATGCTCTCGTCGCTGGTCGAACGGGGCGTGTCGGTGGCCGCCACCTCCAACACGCTGCCCGAGCAGCTGGGCGAAGGCCGGTTTGCCACCCAGGACTTTCTACGCGAAATCAACACGCTGGCAAGCATTTTCACTGTCGCGCGGATCGAGGGGCCGGACTACCGGCACCGCGACCTACCGCCGGCGCCGCAGCCGCTGTCGGACGACGAGGTGACCACGCGGGCCGCGGGCGTGCCGGGGGCCACGCTCGACGACTTCGACGCGTTGTGCGCGCATCTGGCCACCATGCATCCGTCGCGCTACGTCGCCCTGATCGAGGGGGTGAGCGCGGTCTTCCTCACCGGGGTGCACAAAATCGACGACCAGAACGTCGCGCTGCGGTTGGTGTCGCTGACCGACCGGCTCTACGACGCCGGCATCCCGGTGGTGGCTTCCGGGGCGAAGCTGGACACCATCTTCAGCGCCGAAATGCTGGCCGGCGGTTACCGAAAGAAGTACCTGCGCGCCACATCTCGGCTGTTGGCGCTCACCGCAGCTCCCGGACCATGA
- a CDS encoding Clp protease N-terminal domain-containing protein has protein sequence MPEPTPIAHSVRLDEMIDAIKRVHTDALDQLADAVLAAEHLGEIADHLIGHFVDQARRSGASWTDIGKSMGVTKQAAQKRFVPRAEATAIDPEQGFGRFTPRARNAVIVAQNAAHDAANAEITPDHLLLGVLSDPAALATVLLQRQGVDTEALRASVVLPPAAGEPRALIPFSGPARKALELTVREALRLGHNYVGTEHLLLALLELEDGFEDKSGPLHRCGVDKARLEADLSAALESLSGG, from the coding sequence ATGCCCGAGCCAACACCCATCGCCCATTCCGTCCGCCTCGACGAGATGATCGACGCCATCAAGAGGGTGCACACCGACGCCCTGGACCAACTGGCCGACGCGGTGCTGGCCGCCGAGCACCTCGGCGAAATCGCCGACCACCTGATCGGTCATTTCGTCGACCAGGCGCGCCGCTCGGGCGCGTCCTGGACCGACATCGGCAAGAGCATGGGCGTCACCAAGCAGGCCGCCCAGAAGCGGTTCGTCCCACGCGCCGAGGCCACCGCGATCGATCCCGAACAGGGCTTCGGCCGCTTCACACCGCGAGCCCGCAACGCCGTGATCGTCGCCCAGAACGCGGCCCACGACGCCGCCAACGCCGAGATCACGCCCGACCACCTGCTGCTCGGCGTGCTCAGCGATCCGGCCGCGCTGGCCACCGTCTTGTTGCAGCGACAAGGCGTCGACACCGAGGCGCTGCGCGCGTCCGTCGTGCTGCCGCCAGCGGCCGGCGAACCTCGCGCCCTGATCCCGTTCAGCGGCCCGGCCCGCAAGGCGCTCGAACTGACCGTCCGCGAGGCACTTCGGCTCGGCCACAACTACGTCGGCACCGAACACCTGCTGCTGGCGCTGCTCGAACTCGAAGACGGCTTCGAAGACAAATCGGGCCCGCTGCACCGCTGCGGCGTCGACAAGGCGCGCCTCGAGGCCGATCTGAGCGCCGCGCTGGAGTCGCTCAGCGGCGGCTAG
- a CDS encoding DUF732 domain-containing protein, with amino-acid sequence MKYLLTLASLATVLGTAAPAYADGADDIFLGSLRAAGITFPDPERAIAAGKWVCSAVHGGNAMVDVVKTVQNENPGLRGDNAAQFTAIAANTYCPTTLAGNTH; translated from the coding sequence ATGAAATACCTCCTCACGCTGGCAAGCCTGGCCACCGTTCTCGGCACCGCGGCGCCTGCCTACGCCGACGGCGCCGACGACATATTTCTGGGCTCGCTGCGCGCGGCCGGGATCACGTTTCCCGATCCGGAGCGGGCGATCGCAGCGGGCAAGTGGGTATGCAGCGCGGTCCACGGCGGCAACGCGATGGTCGATGTCGTCAAGACGGTGCAGAACGAAAACCCCGGACTGCGCGGAGACAACGCCGCCCAGTTCACCGCGATCGCGGCCAACACGTACTGCCCGACCACACTGGCGGGCAACACCCACTAG
- a CDS encoding GNAT family N-acetyltransferase codes for MEPLTLGVGIASRDSAAELAAVAARTFPLACPPSTPADDIASFIDANLSATRFAEYLADPQRAVLVARHDGRIVGYAMLIRGADGCAELSKIYLLAEFHGMGPATALMDAALATATDWGARSVWLGVNQENQRAQRFYSKSGFTINGTRTFRVGERQENDYVMVRELR; via the coding sequence ATGGAACCTCTGACGCTCGGCGTCGGTATCGCCTCCCGGGATTCCGCCGCCGAGCTGGCCGCCGTTGCCGCGCGCACGTTTCCACTGGCATGTCCCCCATCGACACCCGCCGACGACATCGCGTCGTTCATCGACGCCAACCTGTCCGCGACGCGCTTCGCCGAGTACCTGGCCGATCCGCAACGCGCCGTTCTCGTCGCACGTCACGATGGCCGGATTGTGGGTTACGCCATGCTGATTCGCGGCGCCGACGGTTGCGCGGAGCTGTCCAAGATTTACCTACTCGCGGAGTTCCACGGCATGGGCCCGGCGACGGCGTTGATGGACGCAGCGCTTGCGACCGCAACCGACTGGGGCGCCCGCAGCGTGTGGCTCGGCGTCAATCAGGAAAACCAACGCGCACAACGCTTTTACTCCAAGAGCGGGTTTACGATCAACGGCACCAGGACGTTTCGCGTGGGCGAGCGTCAGGAAAACGATTACGTCATGGTCCGGGAGCTGCGGTGA